The Vibrio alginolyticus NBRC 15630 = ATCC 17749 genomic sequence CTCTTCACTCATTTTGCTCTACTCAGTTTCATACCTAAATTTACCGGCTCTACTTCAGAATTGAATCGCACTTCATGAATACTGTTATCAATTAAGCAAGTGGCATTTATCTGTAACCTCAATACCCTATCAATAGCGTTTTTCTCGTCCGAAATCTGGACATGAGGGTTCCTTAACCTCGGCTCAAACTCTTTAATTGCTTCATGAACGATGTCGCAAAGCTGATTCTGCCCTTCTTGGCTGCTATAGGGCATTGAGGAAAAATCTGGCAGCCCATAGTTCAATATTGAATAACGAACCTCTAGAAGATCATCAGGAATATTTTTCCATCCAATACGACTATTCAGCATCGACTCTAGATCTCTAAGTAAGCTGCTCAACATCTGTTGCTGGCTTGCAGGGAAGTCTTTCTCATCTCGAGTGAGAGGATCACTATCTATCAATTTGTCGAGCAGAGAAACGGTTAACGACATGATATTTCTACGCTATTTGTTTCTGTTCTAATAATGTAGTCAAATCACAGATTGGAAGCGCTGAGTCACCGACTAACCAACATTTTTGACCCAAGCCAACAAAAGATTCTTGCTCACCAATCTGCTTCCAATCCGTTTCTCGGCCTAACTTTTGTGCATCGGTCTCTGAGTCGACATACGTCAAAGGCATATGGCCTTCGCCTTCACCAAGTCCATCGATATCAAACTCGACAGGTCGCCAAATACTTTCTAACAAAGAAGTAGGTGCTTTAACTTCTAGCGTATGGATGCTCGATATGGGTACAAGAAAATAGTTACCTGCTGTAGAAAACAGTTCAATGTAACCACCTAAACGATCATCAATATCTCTAGCATCTTCGTAGTTTGTGCCGTTTACGTTAAACCCTTTAATAGTACGACGCTCTTCAATGCGATGCGATAGACGTGACGCTTCTTCGTACTCTTGATTTCCGAGAGCAAGATTAAATCGAACAAGCTCTTTAGTTAATTCCTCATCACCTAATACTTTGGCACTAGCCGCACCATTGATAAAATCCTTTCTAGCTTGAGCTGCTTTCACTAAATGTCGTAGCTGACTTGCACCAGGCAGATACTCAGGAAACAATTTAATCGATTGCATGAGCTGAGCGTCCGCACGCTCGAAGTCCCCATCAATGCAAAGAAGCTCAATGAAGGAACTTCTCAAGCTCGCATCTTTAGGGGTTGCTTTAATTTCATCAATTAATTGCTCTAGAGCGTGTTGCAATAGGCCTTGGGACAAAGCATTTTTCCATTGAGTCATTGTTATTTCCTTACACCATGTGCTCTGGTGATAATTCGGTAATTAATTTAATGCTAGATACCATTTGATCGAGTTGAAAATGCGGTCGCAAATGGATAACTGAGTAATAATGTCCAGGAGTTTCTCTTTTCTCTCGAACTGTAATTTTCGCTTCATTTAGGGGGTATTTAGCTCGAAGCTCATCAGACGCTTCATCTGATGCGGTAGTGTACTGA encodes the following:
- a CDS encoding type VI secretion system accessory protein TagJ; its protein translation is MTQWKNALSQGLLQHALEQLIDEIKATPKDASLRSSFIELLCIDGDFERADAQLMQSIKLFPEYLPGASQLRHLVKAAQARKDFINGAASAKVLGDEELTKELVRFNLALGNQEYEEASRLSHRIEERRTIKGFNVNGTNYEDARDIDDRLGGYIELFSTAGNYFLVPISSIHTLEVKAPTSLLESIWRPVEFDIDGLGEGEGHMPLTYVDSETDAQKLGRETDWKQIGEQESFVGLGQKCWLVGDSALPICDLTTLLEQKQIA
- the tssE gene encoding type VI secretion system baseplate subunit TssE; the protein is MSLTVSLLDKLIDSDPLTRDEKDFPASQQQMLSSLLRDLESMLNSRIGWKNIPDDLLEVRYSILNYGLPDFSSMPYSSQEGQNQLCDIVHEAIKEFEPRLRNPHVQISDEKNAIDRVLRLQINATCLIDNSIHEVRFNSEVEPVNLGMKLSRAK